A stretch of the Pan troglodytes isolate AG18354 chromosome 20, NHGRI_mPanTro3-v2.0_pri, whole genome shotgun sequence genome encodes the following:
- the IGFLR1 gene encoding IGF-like family receptor 1 isoform X5, which produces METFFYRPCLNKAACFTSASTCFCCGLAFPSTHTCDEKGKQDWVLATTSAEELGTASLGPRTLTCSRGAVFGSPAITAPQMGPGRCLLTALLLLALAPPPEASQYCGRLEYWNPDNKCCSSCLQRFGPPPCPDYEFRENCGLNDHGDFVTPPFRECSSGQCNPDGAELCSPCGGGAVTPTPAAGGGRSPWRCREAPWRQGTHGRRPHYFHS; this is translated from the exons ATGGAGACCTTCTTCTACCGCCCCTGTCTTAATAAAGCTGCGTGTTTCACTTCGGCATCAACTTGCTTTTGCTGTGGTTTGGCATTTCCCTCCACCCACACATGTGACGAAAAGGGGAAACAAGACTGGGTCCTGGCCACAACTTCAGCTGAGGAACTTGGCACGGCCAGCTTGGGACCCAGGACCCTAACG TGTAGCAGAGGCGCTGTGTTTGGAAGTCCCGCTATCACGGCCCCCCAGATGGGGCCTGGACGATGCCTCCTGACGGCCTTGTTGCTTCTGGCCCTGGCGCCACCGCCGGAAGCCTCCCAGTACTGCGGCCGCCTTGAATACTGGAACCCAGACAACAAGTGCTGCAGCAGCTGCCTGCAACGCTTCGGGCCGCCCCCCTGCCCGG ACTATGAGTTCCGGGAAAACTGCGGACTCAATGACCACGGCGATTTCGTAACGCCCCCGTTCCGAGAGTGTTCTTCTGGGCAGTGCAACCCCGACGGCGCGGAGCTATGTAGCCCCTGCGGCGGCGGAGCCGTGACCCCTACTCCCGCCGCGGGCGGGGGCAGATCCCCGTGGCGCTGCAGAGAG GCGCCCTGGAGACAGGGGACACATGGAAGGAGGCCTCACTACTTCCACTCCTGA
- the U2AF1L4 gene encoding splicing factor U2AF 26 kDa subunit isoform X5 has product MAEYLASIFGTEKDKVNCSFYFKIGVCRHGDRCSRLHNKPTFSQEVFTELQEKYGEIEEMNVCDNLGDHLVGNVYVKFRREEDGERAVAELNNRWFNGQAVHGNVPEVASATSCICGPFPRTSRGSSMGGDPGTGWSAKARSWLSATSASQRWGFTTLASLVSNSGPQVAPEVPYWPPSPREEPSVFP; this is encoded by the exons ATGGCTGAATATTTAGCTTCGATATTCGGGACTGAGAAGGACAA GGTTAACTGCTCTTTTTACTTTAAGATCGGGGTCTGCCGGCACGGGGACCGGTGCTCCCGGCTTCACAACAAGCCGACATTCAGCCAG GAGGTGTTCACAGAACTGCAGGAGAAGTATGGGGAGATTGAAGAGATGAATGTGTGCGACAACCTTGGGGACCACCTCGTGGGCAATGTCTATGTCAAG TTCCGGAGGGAGGAGGATGGAGAGCGGGCCGTGGCTGAACTCAATAACCGCTGGTTCAACGGGCAGGCTGTGCATG GGAATGTACCCGAGGTGGCTTCTGCAACTTCATGCATCTGCGGCCCATTTCCCAGAACCTCCAGAGGCAGCTCTATGGGCGGGGACCCAGGCACAG gctggagtgcaaaggcgcggtcttggctcagtgcaacctctgcctcccag agatggggtttcaccacgttggccagcctggtctcgaactccggacctcag GTCGCCCCCGAGGTTCCATACTGGCCACCATCCCCGAGAGAGGAACCATCAGTGTTCCCCTGA
- the U2AF1L4 gene encoding splicing factor U2AF 26 kDa subunit isoform X3, with protein sequence MAEYLASIFGTEKDKVNCSFYFKIGVCRHGDRCSRLHNKPTFSQEVFTELQEKYGEIEEMNVCDNLGDHLVGNVYVKFRREEDGERAVAELNNRWFNGQAVHGELSPVTDFRESCCRQYEMGECTRGGFCNFMHLRPISQNLQRQLYGRGPRHRLECKGAVLAQCNLCLPEMGFHHVGQPGLELRTSGRPRGSILATIPERGTISVPLITGMAASEALDPLPFTPNRDRCSWQDLSSKPPSLSCPILPRLPGSIM encoded by the exons ATGGCTGAATATTTAGCTTCGATATTCGGGACTGAGAAGGACAA GGTTAACTGCTCTTTTTACTTTAAGATCGGGGTCTGCCGGCACGGGGACCGGTGCTCCCGGCTTCACAACAAGCCGACATTCAGCCAG GAGGTGTTCACAGAACTGCAGGAGAAGTATGGGGAGATTGAAGAGATGAATGTGTGCGACAACCTTGGGGACCACCTCGTGGGCAATGTCTATGTCAAG TTCCGGAGGGAGGAGGATGGAGAGCGGGCCGTGGCTGAACTCAATAACCGCTGGTTCAACGGGCAGGCTGTGCATGGTGAGCTGTCTCCTGTCACTGACTTCCGGGAGTCATGCTGTCGCCAGTATGAGATGGG GGAATGTACCCGAGGTGGCTTCTGCAACTTCATGCATCTGCGGCCCATTTCCCAGAACCTCCAGAGGCAGCTCTATGGGCGGGGACCCAGGCACAG gctggagtgcaaaggcgcggtcttggctcagtgcaacctctgcctcccag agatggggtttcaccacgttggccagcctggtctcgaactccggacctcag GTCGCCCCCGAGGTTCCATACTGGCCACCATCCCCGAGAGAGGAACCATCAGTGTTCCCCTGATCACCGGCATGGCCGCTTCTGAGGCCCTGGACCCCTTACCCTTCACCCCCAACAGGGACAGATGTTCCTGGCAGGACCTCTCCTCAAAGCCCCCTTCACTCTCCTGCCCCATCCTTCCCAGGCTCCCGGGCTCCATAATGTAA
- the U2AF1L4 gene encoding splicing factor U2AF 26 kDa subunit isoform X2, whose product MAEYLASIFGTEKDKVNCSFYFKIGVCRHGDRCSRLHNKPTFSQEVFTELQEKYGEIEEMNVCDNLGDHLVGNVYVKFRREEDGERAVAELNNRWFNGQAVHGELSPVTDFRESCCRQYEMGECTRGGFCNFMHLRPISQNLQRQLYGRGPRHRLECKGAVLAQCNLCLPVEMGFHHVGQPGLELRTSGRPRGSILATIPERGTISVPLITGMAASEALDPLPFTPNRDRCSWQDLSSKPPSLSCPILPRLPGSIM is encoded by the exons ATGGCTGAATATTTAGCTTCGATATTCGGGACTGAGAAGGACAA GGTTAACTGCTCTTTTTACTTTAAGATCGGGGTCTGCCGGCACGGGGACCGGTGCTCCCGGCTTCACAACAAGCCGACATTCAGCCAG GAGGTGTTCACAGAACTGCAGGAGAAGTATGGGGAGATTGAAGAGATGAATGTGTGCGACAACCTTGGGGACCACCTCGTGGGCAATGTCTATGTCAAG TTCCGGAGGGAGGAGGATGGAGAGCGGGCCGTGGCTGAACTCAATAACCGCTGGTTCAACGGGCAGGCTGTGCATGGTGAGCTGTCTCCTGTCACTGACTTCCGGGAGTCATGCTGTCGCCAGTATGAGATGGG GGAATGTACCCGAGGTGGCTTCTGCAACTTCATGCATCTGCGGCCCATTTCCCAGAACCTCCAGAGGCAGCTCTATGGGCGGGGACCCAGGCACAG gctggagtgcaaaggcgcggtcttggctcagtgcaacctctgcctcccag tagagatggggtttcaccacgttggccagcctggtctcgaactccggacctcag GTCGCCCCCGAGGTTCCATACTGGCCACCATCCCCGAGAGAGGAACCATCAGTGTTCCCCTGATCACCGGCATGGCCGCTTCTGAGGCCCTGGACCCCTTACCCTTCACCCCCAACAGGGACAGATGTTCCTGGCAGGACCTCTCCTCAAAGCCCCCTTCACTCTCCTGCCCCATCCTTCCCAGGCTCCCGGGCTCCATAATGTAA
- the IGFLR1 gene encoding IGF-like family receptor 1 isoform X6 has translation MGPGRCLLTALLLLALAPPPEASQYCGRLEYWNPDNKCCSSCLQRFGPPPCPGALETGDTWKEASLLPLLSRELSSLASQPLSRLLDELEVLEELIVLLDPEPGPGGGMAHGTTRHLAARYGLPAAWSTFAYSLRPSRSPLRALIEMVVAREPSASLGQLGTHLAQLGRADALRVLSKLGSSGVCWA, from the exons ATGGGGCCTGGACGATGCCTCCTGACGGCCTTGTTGCTTCTGGCCCTGGCGCCACCGCCGGAAGCCTCCCAGTACTGCGGCCGCCTTGAATACTGGAACCCAGACAACAAGTGCTGCAGCAGCTGCCTGCAACGCTTCGGGCCGCCCCCCTGCCCGG GCGCCCTGGAGACAGGGGACACATGGAAGGAGGCCTCACTACTTCCACTCCTGAGCAGGG AACTGTCCAGTCTGGCGTCACAACCCCTGTCTCGCCTCCTGGATGAGCTGGAGGTGCTGGAAGAGCTGATTGTACTGCTGGACCCTGAGCCTGGGCCAGGTGGGGGTATGGCCCATGGCACTACTCGACACCTGGCCGCAAGATATGGGCTGCCTGCTGCCTGGTCCACCTTTGCCTATTCGCTGAGGCCCAGTCGCTCGCCGCTGCGGGCTCTGATTGAGATGGTGGTGGCAAGggagccctctgcctccctgggccaGCTTGGCACACACCTCGCCCAGCTAGGGCGGGCAGATGCATTGCGGGTGCTGTCCAAGCTTGGCTCATCTGGAGTTTGCTGGGCTTAA
- the U2AF1L4 gene encoding splicing factor U2AF 26 kDa subunit isoform X1 produces the protein MAEYLASIFGTEKDKVNCSFYFKIGVCRHGDRCSRLHNKPTFSQEVFTELQEKYGEIEEMNVCDNLGDHLVGNVYVKFRREEDGERAVAELNNRWFNGQAVHGELSPVTDFRESCCRQYEMGECTRGGFCNFMHLRPISQNLQRQLYGRGPRHRLECKGAVLAQCNLCLPGSSNSPFSASQVAGIIGTCHHAWLIFLFLVEMGFHHVGQPGLELRTSGRPRGSILATIPERGTISVPLITGMAASEALDPLPFTPNRDRCSWQDLSSKPPSLSCPILPRLPGSIM, from the exons ATGGCTGAATATTTAGCTTCGATATTCGGGACTGAGAAGGACAA GGTTAACTGCTCTTTTTACTTTAAGATCGGGGTCTGCCGGCACGGGGACCGGTGCTCCCGGCTTCACAACAAGCCGACATTCAGCCAG GAGGTGTTCACAGAACTGCAGGAGAAGTATGGGGAGATTGAAGAGATGAATGTGTGCGACAACCTTGGGGACCACCTCGTGGGCAATGTCTATGTCAAG TTCCGGAGGGAGGAGGATGGAGAGCGGGCCGTGGCTGAACTCAATAACCGCTGGTTCAACGGGCAGGCTGTGCATGGTGAGCTGTCTCCTGTCACTGACTTCCGGGAGTCATGCTGTCGCCAGTATGAGATGGG GGAATGTACCCGAGGTGGCTTCTGCAACTTCATGCATCTGCGGCCCATTTCCCAGAACCTCCAGAGGCAGCTCTATGGGCGGGGACCCAGGCACAG gctggagtgcaaaggcgcggtcttggctcagtgcaacctctgcctcccaggttcaagcaattctcctttctcagcctcccaagtagctgggattataggcacctgccaccatgcctggctaatttttttatttttagtagagatggggtttcaccacgttggccagcctggtctcgaactccggacctcag GTCGCCCCCGAGGTTCCATACTGGCCACCATCCCCGAGAGAGGAACCATCAGTGTTCCCCTGATCACCGGCATGGCCGCTTCTGAGGCCCTGGACCCCTTACCCTTCACCCCCAACAGGGACAGATGTTCCTGGCAGGACCTCTCCTCAAAGCCCCCTTCACTCTCCTGCCCCATCCTTCCCAGGCTCCCGGGCTCCATAATGTAA
- the U2AF1L4 gene encoding splicing factor U2AF 26 kDa subunit isoform X6 produces the protein MAEYLASIFGTEKDKVNCSFYFKIGVCRHGDRCSRLHNKPTFSQEVFTELQEKYGEIEEMNVCDNLGDHLVGNVYVKFRREEDGERAVAELNNRWFNGQAVHGELSPVTDFRESCCRQYEMGECTRGGFCNFMHLRPISQNLQRQLYGRGPRHRSPPRFHTGHHPRERNHQCSPDHRHGRF, from the exons ATGGCTGAATATTTAGCTTCGATATTCGGGACTGAGAAGGACAA GGTTAACTGCTCTTTTTACTTTAAGATCGGGGTCTGCCGGCACGGGGACCGGTGCTCCCGGCTTCACAACAAGCCGACATTCAGCCAG GAGGTGTTCACAGAACTGCAGGAGAAGTATGGGGAGATTGAAGAGATGAATGTGTGCGACAACCTTGGGGACCACCTCGTGGGCAATGTCTATGTCAAG TTCCGGAGGGAGGAGGATGGAGAGCGGGCCGTGGCTGAACTCAATAACCGCTGGTTCAACGGGCAGGCTGTGCATGGTGAGCTGTCTCCTGTCACTGACTTCCGGGAGTCATGCTGTCGCCAGTATGAGATGGG GGAATGTACCCGAGGTGGCTTCTGCAACTTCATGCATCTGCGGCCCATTTCCCAGAACCTCCAGAGGCAGCTCTATGGGCGGGGACCCAGGCACAG GTCGCCCCCGAGGTTCCATACTGGCCACCATCCCCGAGAGAGGAACCATCAGTGTTCCCCTGATCACCGGCATGGCCGCTTCTGA
- the U2AF1L4 gene encoding splicing factor U2AF 26 kDa subunit isoform X4 — translation MAEYLASIFGTEKDKVNCSFYFKIGVCRHGDRCSRLHNKPTFSQEVFTELQEKYGEIEEMNVCDNLGDHLVGNVYVKFRREEDGERAVAELNNRWFNGQAVHGNVPEVASATSCICGPFPRTSRGSSMGGDPGTGRPRGSILATIPERGTISVPLITGMAASEALDPLPFTPNRDRCSWQDLSSKPPSLSCPILPRLPGSIM, via the exons ATGGCTGAATATTTAGCTTCGATATTCGGGACTGAGAAGGACAA GGTTAACTGCTCTTTTTACTTTAAGATCGGGGTCTGCCGGCACGGGGACCGGTGCTCCCGGCTTCACAACAAGCCGACATTCAGCCAG GAGGTGTTCACAGAACTGCAGGAGAAGTATGGGGAGATTGAAGAGATGAATGTGTGCGACAACCTTGGGGACCACCTCGTGGGCAATGTCTATGTCAAG TTCCGGAGGGAGGAGGATGGAGAGCGGGCCGTGGCTGAACTCAATAACCGCTGGTTCAACGGGCAGGCTGTGCATG GGAATGTACCCGAGGTGGCTTCTGCAACTTCATGCATCTGCGGCCCATTTCCCAGAACCTCCAGAGGCAGCTCTATGGGCGGGGACCCAGGCACAG GTCGCCCCCGAGGTTCCATACTGGCCACCATCCCCGAGAGAGGAACCATCAGTGTTCCCCTGATCACCGGCATGGCCGCTTCTGAGGCCCTGGACCCCTTACCCTTCACCCCCAACAGGGACAGATGTTCCTGGCAGGACCTCTCCTCAAAGCCCCCTTCACTCTCCTGCCCCATCCTTCCCAGGCTCCCGGGCTCCATAATGTAA
- the IGFLR1 gene encoding IGF-like family receptor 1 isoform X2 yields the protein MGPGRCLLTALLLLALAPPPEASQYCGRLEYWNPDNKCCSSCLQRFGPPPCPDYEFRENCGLNDHGDFVTPPFRECSSGQCNPDGAELCSPCGGGAVTPTPAAGGGRSPWRCRERPVPAKGHCPLTPGNPGAPSSQERSSPASSIAWRTPEPVPQQAWPNFLPLVVLVLLLTLAVIAILLFILLWHLCRPKEKADPYPYPGLVCGVPNTHTPSSSHLSSPGALETGDTWKEASLLPLLSRELSSLASQPLSRLLDELEVLEELIVLLDPEPGPGGGMAHGTTRHLAARYGLPAAWSTFAYSLRPSRSPLRALIEMVVAREPSASLGQLGTHLAQLGRADALRVLSKLGSSGVCWA from the exons ATGGGGCCTGGACGATGCCTCCTGACGGCCTTGTTGCTTCTGGCCCTGGCGCCACCGCCGGAAGCCTCCCAGTACTGCGGCCGCCTTGAATACTGGAACCCAGACAACAAGTGCTGCAGCAGCTGCCTGCAACGCTTCGGGCCGCCCCCCTGCCCGG ACTATGAGTTCCGGGAAAACTGCGGACTCAATGACCACGGCGATTTCGTAACGCCCCCGTTCCGAGAGTGTTCTTCTGGGCAGTGCAACCCCGACGGCGCGGAGCTATGTAGCCCCTGCGGCGGCGGAGCCGTGACCCCTACTCCCGCCGCGGGCGGGGGCAGATCCCCGTGGCGCTGCAGAGAG AGGCCGGTCCCTGCCAAGGGGCACTGCCCCCTCACACCTGGAAACCCAGGCGCCCCTAGCTCCCAGGAGCGCAGCTCACCAGCAAGTTCCATTGCCTGGAGGACCCCTGAGCCTGTCCCTCAGCAGGCCTGGCCGAATTTCCTTCCGCTCGTGGTGCTGGTCCTGCTCCTGACCTTGGCGGTGATAGCGATCCTCCTGTTTATTCTGCTCTGGCATCTCTGCCGGCCCAAGGAGAAAGCCGACCCCTATCCCTATCCTGGCTTGGTCTGCGGAGTCCCCAACACCCACACCCCTTCCTCCTCGCATCTGTCCTCCCCAGGCGCCCTGGAGACAGGGGACACATGGAAGGAGGCCTCACTACTTCCACTCCTGAGCAGGG AACTGTCCAGTCTGGCGTCACAACCCCTGTCTCGCCTCCTGGATGAGCTGGAGGTGCTGGAAGAGCTGATTGTACTGCTGGACCCTGAGCCTGGGCCAGGTGGGGGTATGGCCCATGGCACTACTCGACACCTGGCCGCAAGATATGGGCTGCCTGCTGCCTGGTCCACCTTTGCCTATTCGCTGAGGCCCAGTCGCTCGCCGCTGCGGGCTCTGATTGAGATGGTGGTGGCAAGggagccctctgcctccctgggccaGCTTGGCACACACCTCGCCCAGCTAGGGCGGGCAGATGCATTGCGGGTGCTGTCCAAGCTTGGCTCATCTGGAGTTTGCTGGGCTTAA
- the IGFLR1 gene encoding IGF-like family receptor 1 isoform X1: METFFYRPCLNKAACFTSASTCFCCGLAFPSTHTCDEKGKQDWVLATTSAEELGTASLGPRTLTCSRGAVFGSPAITAPQMGPGRCLLTALLLLALAPPPEASQYCGRLEYWNPDNKCCSSCLQRFGPPPCPDYEFRENCGLNDHGDFVTPPFRECSSGQCNPDGAELCSPCGGGAVTPTPAAGGGRSPWRCRERPVPAKGHCPLTPGNPGAPSSQERSSPASSIAWRTPEPVPQQAWPNFLPLVVLVLLLTLAVIAILLFILLWHLCRPKEKADPYPYPGLVCGVPNTHTPSSSHLSSPGALETGDTWKEASLLPLLSRELSSLASQPLSRLLDELEVLEELIVLLDPEPGPGGGMAHGTTRHLAARYGLPAAWSTFAYSLRPSRSPLRALIEMVVAREPSASLGQLGTHLAQLGRADALRVLSKLGSSGVCWA, from the exons ATGGAGACCTTCTTCTACCGCCCCTGTCTTAATAAAGCTGCGTGTTTCACTTCGGCATCAACTTGCTTTTGCTGTGGTTTGGCATTTCCCTCCACCCACACATGTGACGAAAAGGGGAAACAAGACTGGGTCCTGGCCACAACTTCAGCTGAGGAACTTGGCACGGCCAGCTTGGGACCCAGGACCCTAACG TGTAGCAGAGGCGCTGTGTTTGGAAGTCCCGCTATCACGGCCCCCCAGATGGGGCCTGGACGATGCCTCCTGACGGCCTTGTTGCTTCTGGCCCTGGCGCCACCGCCGGAAGCCTCCCAGTACTGCGGCCGCCTTGAATACTGGAACCCAGACAACAAGTGCTGCAGCAGCTGCCTGCAACGCTTCGGGCCGCCCCCCTGCCCGG ACTATGAGTTCCGGGAAAACTGCGGACTCAATGACCACGGCGATTTCGTAACGCCCCCGTTCCGAGAGTGTTCTTCTGGGCAGTGCAACCCCGACGGCGCGGAGCTATGTAGCCCCTGCGGCGGCGGAGCCGTGACCCCTACTCCCGCCGCGGGCGGGGGCAGATCCCCGTGGCGCTGCAGAGAG AGGCCGGTCCCTGCCAAGGGGCACTGCCCCCTCACACCTGGAAACCCAGGCGCCCCTAGCTCCCAGGAGCGCAGCTCACCAGCAAGTTCCATTGCCTGGAGGACCCCTGAGCCTGTCCCTCAGCAGGCCTGGCCGAATTTCCTTCCGCTCGTGGTGCTGGTCCTGCTCCTGACCTTGGCGGTGATAGCGATCCTCCTGTTTATTCTGCTCTGGCATCTCTGCCGGCCCAAGGAGAAAGCCGACCCCTATCCCTATCCTGGCTTGGTCTGCGGAGTCCCCAACACCCACACCCCTTCCTCCTCGCATCTGTCCTCCCCAGGCGCCCTGGAGACAGGGGACACATGGAAGGAGGCCTCACTACTTCCACTCCTGAGCAGGG AACTGTCCAGTCTGGCGTCACAACCCCTGTCTCGCCTCCTGGATGAGCTGGAGGTGCTGGAAGAGCTGATTGTACTGCTGGACCCTGAGCCTGGGCCAGGTGGGGGTATGGCCCATGGCACTACTCGACACCTGGCCGCAAGATATGGGCTGCCTGCTGCCTGGTCCACCTTTGCCTATTCGCTGAGGCCCAGTCGCTCGCCGCTGCGGGCTCTGATTGAGATGGTGGTGGCAAGggagccctctgcctccctgggccaGCTTGGCACACACCTCGCCCAGCTAGGGCGGGCAGATGCATTGCGGGTGCTGTCCAAGCTTGGCTCATCTGGAGTTTGCTGGGCTTAA
- the IGFLR1 gene encoding IGF-like family receptor 1 isoform X7, with protein sequence MGPGRCLLTALLLLALAPPPEASQYCGRLEYWNPDNKCCSSCLQRFGPPPCPELSSLASQPLSRLLDELEVLEELIVLLDPEPGPGGGMAHGTTRHLAARYGLPAAWSTFAYSLRPSRSPLRALIEMVVAREPSASLGQLGTHLAQLGRADALRVLSKLGSSGVCWA encoded by the exons ATGGGGCCTGGACGATGCCTCCTGACGGCCTTGTTGCTTCTGGCCCTGGCGCCACCGCCGGAAGCCTCCCAGTACTGCGGCCGCCTTGAATACTGGAACCCAGACAACAAGTGCTGCAGCAGCTGCCTGCAACGCTTCGGGCCGCCCCCCTGCCCGG AACTGTCCAGTCTGGCGTCACAACCCCTGTCTCGCCTCCTGGATGAGCTGGAGGTGCTGGAAGAGCTGATTGTACTGCTGGACCCTGAGCCTGGGCCAGGTGGGGGTATGGCCCATGGCACTACTCGACACCTGGCCGCAAGATATGGGCTGCCTGCTGCCTGGTCCACCTTTGCCTATTCGCTGAGGCCCAGTCGCTCGCCGCTGCGGGCTCTGATTGAGATGGTGGTGGCAAGggagccctctgcctccctgggccaGCTTGGCACACACCTCGCCCAGCTAGGGCGGGCAGATGCATTGCGGGTGCTGTCCAAGCTTGGCTCATCTGGAGTTTGCTGGGCTTAA
- the IGFLR1 gene encoding IGF-like family receptor 1 isoform X4: METFFYRPCLNKAACFTSASTCFCCGLAFPSTHTCDEKGKQDWVLATTSAEELGTASLGPRTLTCSRGAVFGSPAITAPQMGPGRCLLTALLLLALAPPPEASQYCGRLEYWNPDNKCCSSCLQRFGPPPCPELSSLASQPLSRLLDELEVLEELIVLLDPEPGPGGGMAHGTTRHLAARYGLPAAWSTFAYSLRPSRSPLRALIEMVVAREPSASLGQLGTHLAQLGRADALRVLSKLGSSGVCWA; this comes from the exons ATGGAGACCTTCTTCTACCGCCCCTGTCTTAATAAAGCTGCGTGTTTCACTTCGGCATCAACTTGCTTTTGCTGTGGTTTGGCATTTCCCTCCACCCACACATGTGACGAAAAGGGGAAACAAGACTGGGTCCTGGCCACAACTTCAGCTGAGGAACTTGGCACGGCCAGCTTGGGACCCAGGACCCTAACG TGTAGCAGAGGCGCTGTGTTTGGAAGTCCCGCTATCACGGCCCCCCAGATGGGGCCTGGACGATGCCTCCTGACGGCCTTGTTGCTTCTGGCCCTGGCGCCACCGCCGGAAGCCTCCCAGTACTGCGGCCGCCTTGAATACTGGAACCCAGACAACAAGTGCTGCAGCAGCTGCCTGCAACGCTTCGGGCCGCCCCCCTGCCCGG AACTGTCCAGTCTGGCGTCACAACCCCTGTCTCGCCTCCTGGATGAGCTGGAGGTGCTGGAAGAGCTGATTGTACTGCTGGACCCTGAGCCTGGGCCAGGTGGGGGTATGGCCCATGGCACTACTCGACACCTGGCCGCAAGATATGGGCTGCCTGCTGCCTGGTCCACCTTTGCCTATTCGCTGAGGCCCAGTCGCTCGCCGCTGCGGGCTCTGATTGAGATGGTGGTGGCAAGggagccctctgcctccctgggccaGCTTGGCACACACCTCGCCCAGCTAGGGCGGGCAGATGCATTGCGGGTGCTGTCCAAGCTTGGCTCATCTGGAGTTTGCTGGGCTTAA
- the IGFLR1 gene encoding IGF-like family receptor 1 isoform X8, producing MGPGRCLLTALLLLALAPPPEASQYCGRLEYWNPDNKCCSSCLQRFGPPPCPDYEFRENCGLNDHGDFVTPPFRECSSGQCNPDGAELCSPCGGGAVTPTPAAGGGRSPWRCREAPWRQGTHGRRPHYFHS from the exons ATGGGGCCTGGACGATGCCTCCTGACGGCCTTGTTGCTTCTGGCCCTGGCGCCACCGCCGGAAGCCTCCCAGTACTGCGGCCGCCTTGAATACTGGAACCCAGACAACAAGTGCTGCAGCAGCTGCCTGCAACGCTTCGGGCCGCCCCCCTGCCCGG ACTATGAGTTCCGGGAAAACTGCGGACTCAATGACCACGGCGATTTCGTAACGCCCCCGTTCCGAGAGTGTTCTTCTGGGCAGTGCAACCCCGACGGCGCGGAGCTATGTAGCCCCTGCGGCGGCGGAGCCGTGACCCCTACTCCCGCCGCGGGCGGGGGCAGATCCCCGTGGCGCTGCAGAGAG GCGCCCTGGAGACAGGGGACACATGGAAGGAGGCCTCACTACTTCCACTCCTGA
- the IGFLR1 gene encoding IGF-like family receptor 1 isoform X3 produces METFFYRPCLNKAACFTSASTCFCCGLAFPSTHTCDEKGKQDWVLATTSAEELGTASLGPRTLTCSRGAVFGSPAITAPQMGPGRCLLTALLLLALAPPPEASQYCGRLEYWNPDNKCCSSCLQRFGPPPCPGALETGDTWKEASLLPLLSRELSSLASQPLSRLLDELEVLEELIVLLDPEPGPGGGMAHGTTRHLAARYGLPAAWSTFAYSLRPSRSPLRALIEMVVAREPSASLGQLGTHLAQLGRADALRVLSKLGSSGVCWA; encoded by the exons ATGGAGACCTTCTTCTACCGCCCCTGTCTTAATAAAGCTGCGTGTTTCACTTCGGCATCAACTTGCTTTTGCTGTGGTTTGGCATTTCCCTCCACCCACACATGTGACGAAAAGGGGAAACAAGACTGGGTCCTGGCCACAACTTCAGCTGAGGAACTTGGCACGGCCAGCTTGGGACCCAGGACCCTAACG TGTAGCAGAGGCGCTGTGTTTGGAAGTCCCGCTATCACGGCCCCCCAGATGGGGCCTGGACGATGCCTCCTGACGGCCTTGTTGCTTCTGGCCCTGGCGCCACCGCCGGAAGCCTCCCAGTACTGCGGCCGCCTTGAATACTGGAACCCAGACAACAAGTGCTGCAGCAGCTGCCTGCAACGCTTCGGGCCGCCCCCCTGCCCGG GCGCCCTGGAGACAGGGGACACATGGAAGGAGGCCTCACTACTTCCACTCCTGAGCAGGG AACTGTCCAGTCTGGCGTCACAACCCCTGTCTCGCCTCCTGGATGAGCTGGAGGTGCTGGAAGAGCTGATTGTACTGCTGGACCCTGAGCCTGGGCCAGGTGGGGGTATGGCCCATGGCACTACTCGACACCTGGCCGCAAGATATGGGCTGCCTGCTGCCTGGTCCACCTTTGCCTATTCGCTGAGGCCCAGTCGCTCGCCGCTGCGGGCTCTGATTGAGATGGTGGTGGCAAGggagccctctgcctccctgggccaGCTTGGCACACACCTCGCCCAGCTAGGGCGGGCAGATGCATTGCGGGTGCTGTCCAAGCTTGGCTCATCTGGAGTTTGCTGGGCTTAA